One genomic segment of Spirochaeta cellobiosiphila DSM 17781 includes these proteins:
- the speB gene encoding agmatinase codes for MFNKYPHFLSSEIKNTPAEEALFHVIPVPFEKSVSYGGGTKRGPSEILKASSQLEVWDGQSQPCEKGIHTYSPVNVKTPESMIEETKEHVLAVLNQKHIPVLLGGEHTVSVGAFEALSQWDEPVGIVQIDAHADLRDQYEGSPLSHACVMKRAYDLKLPFYQVGVRALSPEEVTLRQEAKLSFIDGRECWEQSITKIILPSEFPKKVYLTLDIDGLDPSLFSETGTPVPGGLGWYQTLSIIESVASQRKLIGFDLVELAPAKGQYAQSYAASELVYKIMGIIERHI; via the coding sequence CCCGCTGAAGAAGCCCTCTTCCATGTTATCCCTGTCCCCTTTGAAAAATCCGTAAGCTACGGTGGGGGAACCAAAAGAGGTCCCAGTGAAATTTTAAAAGCCAGTAGTCAACTGGAAGTGTGGGATGGACAATCTCAACCTTGTGAAAAAGGAATTCATACCTATTCTCCTGTTAATGTTAAAACTCCAGAATCCATGATTGAAGAGACAAAGGAACATGTATTAGCTGTTCTTAACCAAAAACATATACCCGTCCTTCTGGGAGGAGAACATACTGTTAGTGTAGGAGCTTTTGAAGCTCTATCCCAATGGGATGAACCTGTAGGTATCGTCCAGATTGATGCTCATGCAGATCTACGTGATCAATATGAGGGAAGTCCCCTATCCCATGCTTGTGTTATGAAAAGGGCCTATGATCTTAAACTTCCCTTCTATCAGGTAGGGGTTCGAGCCCTTAGTCCAGAGGAAGTCACTCTACGACAGGAAGCTAAACTATCCTTCATTGATGGGAGAGAATGCTGGGAACAGAGTATCACAAAGATCATACTCCCCAGTGAGTTTCCTAAGAAAGTATATCTTACCTTAGACATTGATGGATTAGATCCCAGCTTATTTTCCGAAACAGGAACACCCGTTCCAGGAGGATTGGGATGGTATCAAACCTTAAGCATTATTGAGTCGGTAGCCAGTCAACGCAAGCTTATAGGATTTGATTTAGTAGAATTAGCTCCAGCGAAAGGTCAATATGCCCAGAGCTATGCCGCCAGTGAGCTAGTATATAAAATCATGGGAATTATAGAACGTCATATATAA
- the rmuC gene encoding DNA recombination protein RmuC has product MDIVSFALGFLSALVLFTVLILIIGKLQKERNKAVLTSSLSSLEERLRTEEQNKMALKEEKTSLQREKDNLQRQVQDLSSSLSVIKTRWEEEQKHSHEKLKLLEDAKQQLTQQFKVLAGDIFDEKSRSFRVQSKENLDQVLAPFKDQLSQFRKRVEETHSENIKERAGLAHQIKNLQELNKQMSEEAINLTRALKGQTKTQGTWGEMILETVLEKSGLEKGREYEVQVSARSEEGNRYQPDVIVHLPNNRDIIIDSKVSLVAYERFCSSEEDTERSQALQEHLLSVRNHIKGLSQKAYQDLKAIRSMDFVFLFVPVEGALAASLQGDGQLFSEALDKNIVLVGPATLLATLRTVENLWRQERQNQNVMQIVDRAGKLYDKFANFVGDLQQIGQRLGQAQQAYDGALGKLSTGRGNIMRQIEDLQSLGVKGSKKIPEAASLAPLAKGELPFGEES; this is encoded by the coding sequence ATGGATATTGTATCTTTTGCTTTAGGTTTTTTGAGTGCCTTGGTACTCTTTACTGTACTCATTCTTATTATAGGCAAACTTCAGAAGGAACGAAACAAAGCGGTTCTCACTAGCAGCCTGTCTTCTTTGGAAGAGCGTTTACGTACTGAGGAACAGAACAAAATGGCCTTGAAAGAAGAGAAGACCTCCCTTCAAAGAGAGAAAGACAACCTTCAGCGTCAAGTTCAAGATCTAAGCTCCTCCCTCAGTGTTATAAAGACTAGATGGGAAGAAGAACAGAAACATTCCCATGAAAAGCTTAAACTCCTGGAAGATGCCAAGCAGCAATTAACACAACAGTTCAAAGTGTTAGCCGGAGATATTTTTGATGAAAAAAGCCGAAGCTTCCGTGTGCAAAGTAAAGAAAACCTTGATCAAGTACTGGCTCCTTTTAAGGATCAGCTCAGTCAATTCAGGAAGAGAGTAGAAGAGACCCATTCTGAGAATATCAAAGAAAGGGCGGGGCTAGCACATCAAATAAAAAATCTCCAAGAGTTGAATAAGCAAATGTCAGAAGAAGCCATAAATCTAACAAGAGCTTTAAAGGGACAAACAAAGACCCAAGGTACCTGGGGTGAAATGATATTGGAAACCGTTTTAGAAAAGTCCGGTCTGGAAAAGGGACGAGAATATGAGGTTCAGGTTAGTGCCCGCTCAGAAGAAGGCAATCGTTATCAACCGGATGTCATTGTTCATTTGCCTAACAATAGGGATATAATCATTGATTCTAAGGTATCCCTCGTTGCTTATGAACGCTTTTGCAGTAGTGAAGAGGATACAGAGAGAAGCCAAGCTTTACAGGAACATCTACTCTCTGTAAGGAATCATATAAAAGGGTTGTCACAAAAAGCCTATCAGGATTTGAAGGCTATCCGTTCTATGGATTTTGTATTTCTCTTTGTTCCTGTGGAAGGGGCTTTAGCTGCTTCCCTGCAGGGAGATGGTCAACTCTTCTCTGAAGCTCTCGATAAAAACATAGTACTCGTTGGTCCTGCTACTCTATTGGCCACCTTACGAACTGTTGAGAATCTATGGCGTCAGGAACGTCAAAATCAGAATGTTATGCAAATCGTAGATAGAGCAGGTAAACTCTATGATAAATTTGCTAACTTTGTAGGTGATTTACAACAGATAGGCCAACGGTTGGGACAAGCTCAGCAAGCTTATGATGGAGCTTTAGGTAAGCTATCAACAGGCCGGGGAAACATCATGCGGCAGATCGAAGACCTTCAAAGTCTCGGTGTTAAAGGTAGTAAAAAGATCCCTGAAGCCGCTAGTTTAGCTCCCCTTGCCAAGGGTGAGTTGCCCTTTGGTGAGGAGAGCTAA
- a CDS encoding PHP domain-containing protein — MYDLHIHTSSSDNLMTTTEILTSLKQVGIHSVAVTDHDTMKGIHSFQEESLFYGVSVIPGIEINCIDSGSGRQMSILGYFKENYIPEVESALYPLREIRQNNAYEAVRRVRRNGYRITWEAVQELAEPDRVITPTHIMEALRQEGYTMTLFGPLYEELFNSGKEQRRTGLAYFPTPLWEYHKVIELIKDNGGIPVLSHPGKNNLFELIPELVSSGLQGIEAYHPKHSCQDRALALALARKYHLTITGGTDYHGIYGRRNRLPGCKYLTAQEYKLFYHQLEKAPSLIKT; from the coding sequence ATGTATGATCTTCATATTCATACTAGTAGTTCTGACAACCTCATGACTACCACTGAAATTCTAACAAGTTTAAAACAAGTAGGTATTCATTCAGTAGCTGTTACTGACCATGATACTATGAAAGGGATTCATTCCTTTCAGGAAGAAAGTCTATTTTACGGTGTTTCTGTTATTCCTGGTATTGAGATCAATTGTATTGATTCAGGATCAGGTCGTCAAATGTCAATCCTGGGGTATTTTAAAGAGAACTATATCCCTGAAGTGGAATCAGCCCTATACCCCTTACGGGAAATCCGACAAAATAATGCTTATGAAGCAGTGAGGCGAGTGCGAAGAAATGGGTACCGCATTACATGGGAAGCGGTTCAGGAATTAGCAGAACCTGATAGGGTCATAACACCTACTCACATTATGGAGGCCTTACGTCAGGAAGGTTATACCATGACCTTGTTTGGTCCTTTGTATGAAGAATTATTTAATTCGGGAAAAGAACAGCGAAGAACCGGTTTGGCTTATTTCCCAACACCTTTATGGGAATATCATAAAGTTATAGAGCTCATAAAAGATAATGGGGGTATTCCCGTTTTGTCTCATCCGGGTAAAAATAATCTATTTGAATTAATACCTGAATTAGTCTCATCAGGACTACAGGGCATCGAAGCTTATCATCCTAAACATAGTTGTCAGGATAGGGCCCTTGCTTTAGCTTTAGCCCGGAAATATCATCTCACTATCACAGGAGGTACGGATTATCACGGTATATACGGTCGTAGAAACCGCTTGCCAGGATGTAAATATCTCACTGCACAGGAATATAAATTATTTTATCATCAATTGGAAAAGGCCCCTTCTCTCATTAAAACCTGA
- a CDS encoding GNAT family N-acetyltransferase — MSINAITSESAIEQYKRMAKYCFVDTTGWTDTCYPLPKDKDIGFGLFDGETLTSAVINRRYNVHLYGVEKKLCGISGVISLPEVRQQGGIRQIMTHLLKEAVQNGDQLSALYPFKYGFYEKFGYGYLGGLRQIIFSPSSLVRQDFKGSSGYYHNTKQEWEDIKTVIRRWSTFYNFAAHWDDLSKDSYERQLKESNHYAYLIYNSRREPCAYLQFALLDRGAKGGSSLKLHKASWTGQDGWSGLVDFLGRHRDQCESIEWIDSGYSPIIHELKEPRADWKQFGSWMARPLDVRDILESYIQYYQFKGNLSFSLQDPVLKQNTGTYIISKGTLDFKPEELKAYEMTLSRFSSLLFGSITSSHIPYLSDTKDMPNDVSSLFDVKHDPYFVSEYF, encoded by the coding sequence ATGTCTATTAATGCAATTACTTCAGAATCAGCCATTGAACAATATAAAAGAATGGCCAAGTACTGTTTCGTTGATACTACAGGCTGGACAGATACCTGTTATCCCTTACCAAAGGATAAAGATATTGGCTTTGGATTATTTGATGGGGAAACACTTACTTCTGCAGTTATTAACAGACGATATAATGTCCATTTGTACGGCGTTGAAAAAAAGCTTTGTGGAATATCGGGTGTGATCTCCTTGCCTGAAGTCAGACAGCAGGGAGGGATTCGTCAGATCATGACCCATCTCTTAAAAGAAGCAGTACAAAATGGGGATCAACTTAGTGCCTTGTATCCCTTCAAATATGGGTTCTATGAAAAATTCGGTTATGGCTATCTGGGTGGTCTTCGGCAAATTATCTTTAGTCCTTCGTCTTTAGTGCGACAAGACTTTAAAGGAAGCAGTGGATACTATCACAATACTAAGCAAGAATGGGAAGACATCAAAACAGTTATCAGACGATGGTCTACCTTCTATAACTTTGCAGCCCATTGGGATGACTTATCAAAAGATAGTTATGAAAGACAGCTTAAAGAGAGTAATCATTATGCCTATCTCATTTATAACTCCAGGAGAGAACCTTGCGCGTATCTTCAATTTGCTCTATTGGACAGGGGGGCTAAAGGTGGATCGAGTCTTAAATTACACAAAGCAAGTTGGACTGGACAGGACGGATGGAGTGGTTTAGTCGATTTTTTAGGTCGTCATAGAGATCAATGTGAGAGCATTGAATGGATAGATTCCGGTTATTCTCCTATTATACATGAATTAAAGGAACCTCGGGCTGATTGGAAACAATTTGGTTCCTGGATGGCCAGGCCATTAGACGTCAGGGATATCTTGGAAAGTTATATACAATATTATCAGTTCAAGGGAAACCTTTCTTTTTCCTTACAGGATCCTGTTTTAAAGCAAAATACAGGTACTTATATTATTTCAAAGGGAACATTGGATTTTAAGCCAGAAGAATTAAAGGCTTATGAGATGACTTTATCAAGGTTCTCCTCCTTGCTCTTTGGTTCCATTACCTCTTCTCATATTCCTTATCTCTCTGATACAAAAGATATGCCCAATGATGTATCTTCCCTTTTTGATGTCAAACATGATCCTTATTTTGTGTCTGAATACTTCTAA
- a CDS encoding DUF2202 domain-containing protein has protein sequence MKNKLLILAALMSMSMMVFAEVGSQTDYTISEEESSDLTLLREEEKLARDVYSFLYDKWGMRIFHNISQSEQNHMEQIGQLLIRYDISDPIVEDIPGIFQDESLQSLYDELTQKGSESLGAALYIGASIEDLDISDLQLALKRTQKEDISFVYDNLTKGSRNHMRSFYKLLEREQLTYNPQYISNEDYRNIITTPKERGRG, from the coding sequence ATGAAAAATAAACTATTAATATTAGCGGCATTGATGAGTATGTCTATGATGGTTTTTGCGGAAGTAGGATCGCAAACAGATTATACTATTAGTGAAGAAGAAAGTTCTGATCTGACTCTACTAAGAGAGGAAGAAAAGTTAGCCAGAGATGTTTATTCCTTTCTTTATGACAAATGGGGTATGAGAATTTTCCATAACATATCCCAAAGTGAACAAAATCACATGGAACAGATTGGTCAACTTTTAATCCGTTATGATATTAGCGATCCAATTGTTGAAGATATACCCGGTATTTTCCAGGACGAATCACTCCAATCCCTTTATGATGAGCTTACACAGAAAGGCTCAGAATCACTGGGAGCCGCTCTCTATATTGGAGCCTCCATTGAAGACTTAGATATTTCGGATCTGCAACTGGCCTTAAAGAGGACTCAAAAAGAAGATATTTCTTTTGTTTACGATAATTTAACTAAAGGATCCCGAAATCACATGAGATCCTTTTATAAACTTCTGGAAAGGGAACAATTAACCTATAATCCTCAATATATTAGTAATGAGGATTATAGAAACATTATAACTACACCAAAAGAACGCGGTAGGGGTTGA
- a CDS encoding sensor histidine kinase, which yields MKKHINATQIILIVTAGILGVFLIVFFSFSLSVGLKLNIVHRNIEINSLVNQIWEAYSLDLEMPDLNEVLTGYGIYKNSDAIITEGSAPDNIYSAYKGIQRLSGDGLYRYIREVGRGPNLSDNPPAPGPMMDRRNMMMSGPRHSRQESTYILVDLDMAKFDRQGFIRNSIMGLFLIVMTILVVMVILMARRILALQRETQNQKSLAQLGEAARTLTHELKNPLGTLKMQQALLRKKLSSEDQEQLVIIGEEIDRMNNLINRVSHFLKNPIGKPEPIQIEDFLEQIVHKRDHKIKTHYHWNRDVSVLFDRDYLRSVFENLIKNALESDPDGSVVEIIGETQKDWILIHLLDEGTGIEEKNREHLFDPFFTTKIQGSGVGLAITKHFVEAQGGEISIKNRPTKGAEAILKLRRYKY from the coding sequence ATGAAGAAACACATCAATGCAACACAAATCATTTTAATAGTCACAGCAGGTATATTGGGTGTGTTTCTTATTGTCTTTTTTAGTTTTAGTTTATCTGTAGGTTTGAAGCTCAATATTGTTCACAGGAATATAGAGATAAATAGTTTGGTTAATCAAATATGGGAAGCTTATTCTTTGGATCTTGAAATGCCTGATCTTAATGAGGTGCTTACCGGTTACGGTATCTATAAGAATAGTGATGCTATTATTACGGAAGGGTCCGCTCCTGATAATATATATTCTGCATACAAAGGGATACAAAGATTATCAGGTGATGGTTTATACAGATACATACGAGAAGTTGGACGTGGACCGAATCTCAGCGATAACCCACCAGCTCCGGGCCCTATGATGGATCGCAGAAATATGATGATGTCTGGGCCCAGACATAGCAGACAAGAGTCAACTTATATATTAGTGGATCTGGATATGGCTAAATTTGACAGACAGGGCTTTATTCGTAACAGTATCATGGGCCTTTTTCTCATAGTTATGACCATATTAGTCGTCATGGTTATTCTTATGGCCAGGAGGATACTCGCTCTTCAAAGAGAAACACAGAACCAAAAGAGTTTGGCCCAATTAGGAGAAGCGGCACGTACATTAACCCATGAATTAAAAAATCCTTTAGGGACTCTAAAGATGCAACAGGCTCTGCTACGTAAGAAACTTTCCTCTGAGGATCAAGAACAATTGGTCATCATTGGAGAAGAAATAGACCGGATGAATAATCTTATTAATAGGGTAAGCCACTTTCTTAAGAACCCTATTGGGAAGCCTGAACCTATTCAAATAGAAGATTTCCTGGAACAAATTGTTCATAAAAGGGATCACAAAATAAAGACACATTACCACTGGAATCGTGATGTAAGTGTATTATTTGATAGGGATTATCTTAGATCAGTGTTTGAAAATCTGATTAAAAATGCTCTGGAAAGTGATCCCGATGGTTCTGTGGTTGAGATAATAGGAGAAACACAAAAAGACTGGATTCTCATTCATTTGCTAGATGAAGGGACAGGAATTGAAGAGAAAAACAGGGAACACCTTTTTGATCCCTTTTTTACAACAAAGATTCAAGGCTCTGGAGTCGGCTTAGCTATTACAAAACATTTTGTTGAGGCTCAAGGAGGAGAAATTTCGATTAAAAATAGACCTACAAAAGGTGCAGAAGCTATACTCAAATTGAGGAGATATAAATATTGA
- a CDS encoding sigma-54-dependent transcriptional regulator encodes MKRVLVVEDEDNLRKSLAQYLESEGFEIIQSSNGLSGQKKLTEEVFDAMVLDLKMPGMNGLALLNWVQEQGPDVPAIMMSAFGEVEDAVAAMKAGAVDYIVKPFDPEELVIRLNKTIKEYKLLKQVKRGEEGSPQFVFSESGPLKELWRLMQKAAPTESNILITGESGTGKEVIARQVHILSKRKEGPFWPINIGGVPESLLESELFGYEKGAFTGADKKKQGLFELAEGGTLFLDEIGDMPHHLQVKLLRVIQERKIQRLGSTGHVPINVRIIAATNKNLEDKVEKGSFREDLFYRLNVIRLELPPLRKRIEDIPLLIGHFLEANQKRMGLSQLDIQTEAINVLQTYSFPGNIRELENIIERATILCDHNIITAKDLSISEGIQDNSESTIKQGTLKDLEKEAIIQSLHRNDGKRSKAAEELGITRRTLLNKIKEYELNL; translated from the coding sequence TTGAAAAGAGTACTAGTCGTTGAAGACGAAGACAATCTACGTAAATCTTTGGCTCAGTATCTAGAATCAGAAGGATTTGAAATAATCCAGTCATCTAATGGGTTATCCGGACAGAAAAAACTCACAGAAGAGGTTTTTGATGCTATGGTTCTTGATCTAAAAATGCCTGGGATGAACGGATTAGCGTTGCTCAATTGGGTACAGGAACAAGGTCCAGATGTACCAGCTATTATGATGAGTGCCTTTGGGGAAGTGGAAGATGCAGTTGCTGCTATGAAAGCTGGAGCTGTGGACTACATTGTCAAACCCTTTGATCCTGAAGAATTAGTGATACGACTCAACAAAACCATCAAGGAGTATAAGTTACTTAAACAAGTAAAACGAGGAGAAGAGGGTTCACCTCAATTCGTATTTTCTGAATCTGGGCCCCTCAAAGAGTTATGGCGTTTAATGCAAAAGGCCGCTCCTACAGAATCCAATATTCTAATTACAGGGGAAAGCGGTACTGGTAAAGAAGTCATCGCTCGACAAGTTCATATATTATCAAAAAGAAAAGAAGGGCCATTCTGGCCTATTAATATTGGGGGAGTACCAGAGTCTCTCTTGGAATCGGAGTTGTTTGGTTATGAAAAGGGAGCTTTCACAGGAGCCGACAAAAAAAAACAAGGTCTATTCGAACTAGCAGAAGGAGGAACTCTATTTCTTGATGAAATCGGAGATATGCCACATCATCTACAAGTCAAATTATTGCGGGTTATCCAAGAACGTAAGATCCAGAGATTAGGAAGCACAGGACATGTTCCGATAAATGTAAGGATCATTGCAGCAACAAACAAAAATCTGGAAGATAAGGTGGAAAAAGGATCCTTTAGGGAAGACCTTTTTTATAGACTCAATGTCATACGACTGGAATTACCTCCCCTTAGAAAAAGAATTGAAGATATTCCCCTTTTAATTGGACATTTTCTGGAGGCTAATCAGAAGAGAATGGGCCTATCCCAGTTGGACATTCAAACAGAAGCTATCAATGTGCTTCAGACCTATAGCTTTCCAGGGAATATTAGAGAGTTGGAAAATATCATTGAAAGAGCCACTATACTATGTGACCATAATATTATCACAGCAAAAGATTTATCGATTTCAGAAGGAATACAAGACAACTCTGAGTCCACCATCAAACAAGGAACTCTCAAAGACCTTGAGAAGGAAGCTATTATTCAATCCTTACATCGTAATGATGGGAAGCGGAGTAAAGCCGCTGAAGAATTGGGTATTACAAGACGAACTCTCCTCAATAAAATAAAGGAATATGAACTCAATCTATGA
- a CDS encoding 5-formyltetrahydrofolate cyclo-ligase, protein MKLPLKKDIRLQSKQYLETCSEKDIAQFSEYMSQTLYTTSYWKQSQHILLYLSFGKEIQTEQIRKRAWKENKTVWVPVMNNKKIDFYLINPHSKLVTNNYGIREPFEQSIKYEGEESSLMLVPGLAFSMKGERLGYGGGYYDKYFAEHSYPFTKIALVIDKLLCDTLPCEEHDHKVDLIITERQIVTCPLG, encoded by the coding sequence ATGAAATTACCGTTAAAAAAAGACATCAGGCTACAGAGTAAACAATACCTGGAAACATGCTCAGAGAAGGATATCGCCCAATTTAGTGAATACATGAGCCAGACCCTCTATACAACATCTTATTGGAAACAGAGCCAACACATACTACTCTATTTAAGCTTTGGTAAAGAAATACAAACAGAGCAAATAAGAAAAAGGGCTTGGAAGGAAAACAAAACGGTCTGGGTTCCTGTGATGAACAACAAAAAAATAGACTTTTATCTTATTAATCCCCATTCTAAGCTTGTGACCAATAATTATGGTATTAGGGAACCATTTGAACAATCAATAAAGTATGAAGGTGAAGAGTCAAGCCTAATGCTTGTTCCCGGTTTAGCTTTTAGTATGAAAGGAGAACGTCTTGGCTATGGAGGAGGATATTATGATAAGTATTTTGCAGAACATTCTTATCCATTCACCAAGATCGCATTGGTTATTGATAAACTACTCTGTGATACCCTTCCCTGTGAAGAACATGACCATAAGGTTGATTTAATCATTACAGAACGTCAAATAGTAACTTGTCCCTTGGGATAA
- a CDS encoding DUF6657 family protein — protein sequence MAEIKSAWELALEKTKDIVVDKEALKQKDIKTLGRKAAFAYLEGTEATDIKKQMSEASNKEYFLEGLAETFLSYLKYPRAEDGYEETLDKLRTGLKELTESKEVDYIFEQLKGLFKQFIDDHLNLKDQIKQQLGPQLSQKSRAIAAQTGMSPEAAMEADPEFRRILEQNLKSMDAQYNNYLDQIKTHIKGLLGLAEPEDNA from the coding sequence ATGGCTGAAATAAAATCTGCGTGGGAACTAGCTTTGGAAAAGACAAAGGATATTGTTGTTGATAAAGAAGCACTCAAACAGAAAGATATAAAGACATTGGGAAGGAAAGCAGCTTTTGCTTATCTGGAAGGAACAGAAGCAACAGATATTAAGAAACAAATGTCTGAAGCTTCCAATAAGGAATATTTTCTGGAAGGTTTGGCAGAAACCTTTCTATCTTATCTAAAATATCCACGAGCAGAAGATGGTTATGAGGAAACCCTAGATAAATTAAGAACAGGCTTAAAAGAACTGACTGAAAGCAAGGAAGTGGACTATATATTTGAACAACTCAAAGGGTTATTTAAACAATTCATTGATGATCACCTCAACCTAAAGGATCAAATCAAACAGCAATTGGGTCCTCAACTTAGCCAGAAATCAAGAGCTATTGCCGCTCAAACAGGAATGTCCCCAGAAGCGGCTATGGAAGCGGATCCGGAATTTAGACGGATATTGGAACAGAATCTAAAATCAATGGATGCACAATATAATAATTATCTGGATCAGATAAAAACTCATATTAAAGGCTTGCTAGGCTTAGCAGAACCTGAAGATAATGCTTAA
- a CDS encoding TetR/AcrR family transcriptional regulator, with translation MAKIIKLNNSTKENIINICLDCIVEQRTGMTLNLRDIARRAGCAHTNLYNYFQDLNDMRWQCLLPAYNKLVKHYPEEDIKTTERGLVLFRNYMESYMEAILYQPGLYRFVFLEEFATPMPKEIKIGLEYINQRLKDMVRLGAEEKVSEYYIDRLQDLIFMYFQGEMNHLISNKDIRPQSIEQKKEEIIQNCLLLYDAFKRL, from the coding sequence GTGGCCAAAATAATCAAGCTGAATAATTCCACAAAAGAAAATATCATAAATATCTGTCTTGACTGTATTGTTGAACAGAGAACTGGTATGACTTTGAATCTAAGGGATATAGCCAGAAGAGCTGGTTGTGCTCACACAAATCTATATAACTACTTTCAGGACCTGAATGACATGCGTTGGCAATGTCTTCTCCCTGCCTATAACAAATTAGTTAAACACTATCCAGAGGAAGATATCAAAACCACAGAAAGGGGCTTAGTCCTCTTTAGAAATTATATGGAAAGCTATATGGAGGCTATTTTATATCAGCCTGGATTATACCGTTTTGTATTCCTTGAGGAATTCGCCACCCCTATGCCAAAAGAAATTAAAATAGGATTAGAATATATCAATCAAAGATTGAAGGATATGGTTAGATTAGGTGCAGAAGAAAAGGTTTCTGAATACTACATCGACCGTCTTCAAGATTTGATTTTCATGTATTTCCAAGGTGAAATGAATCATCTCATTAGTAATAAGGATATTCGTCCCCAATCGATAGAACAAAAAAAGGAAGAAATCATCCAGAATTGCCTCTTATTGTATGATGCTTTCAAAAGATTATAA
- a CDS encoding M20/M25/M40 family metallo-hydrolase translates to MREDVSLLQELIRNKCVNTGDVKSGNEIISCHTLERFFNTYGYEGEILHKEESRSNYLLRVPGYDKKAPSLMFQCHLDVVPATEEDWDLPPFEGIIQDDVLWGRGAVDMLNITAAMAVGFVKALKQKTSFPGDLIFLALADEEASGQYGADFLTKHHWDKVQCDYQISELGGFHLATDNGPALTLARGEKGVMWTRISVKGTASHGSMPYKSDNAAYKIAKVLQLLADQNTAPKLHDLFKDMVAQSLTSSIAARLLNFEDHDLGLDQVFEDNPGWAKFLHSASHLSISPGVIRIGDKVNIVPDRGVLDLDIRILPGENKDSALAELRRILEPCLNDIDIEVFEYFPPNLSKKDTPLKKAITQVTSGHFPKHQILDMLIGGVTDGRYWRNKGTCVYGFSLFDEELTLNAYSERLHGKNERISLNSLKLSTDFFTEIPSSFYREWELSK, encoded by the coding sequence ATGAGAGAAGATGTTAGTTTATTACAGGAATTGATTCGTAATAAATGTGTAAATACGGGGGATGTGAAATCTGGCAATGAAATTATAAGTTGTCATACCTTAGAACGTTTCTTCAATACCTATGGTTATGAAGGGGAGATCCTTCATAAAGAAGAATCTCGTTCCAATTATCTATTAAGAGTCCCCGGTTATGATAAGAAAGCCCCCTCACTCATGTTTCAGTGTCATTTAGATGTTGTTCCCGCCACAGAAGAGGATTGGGATCTTCCTCCCTTTGAAGGAATAATACAAGATGATGTCTTATGGGGGAGGGGAGCCGTTGATATGCTTAATATCACAGCCGCAATGGCTGTAGGTTTTGTTAAGGCCCTGAAGCAGAAGACTTCCTTTCCTGGCGATCTCATATTTCTGGCTCTTGCAGATGAAGAAGCTAGTGGACAATATGGTGCTGATTTCCTCACGAAACATCATTGGGACAAAGTTCAATGTGATTATCAAATTAGTGAGCTTGGTGGCTTTCATTTAGCAACGGACAATGGTCCTGCTTTGACTCTTGCAAGAGGGGAAAAGGGAGTCATGTGGACTCGTATATCTGTGAAAGGGACAGCCAGTCATGGTTCCATGCCCTATAAAAGTGATAATGCTGCTTACAAGATTGCCAAAGTATTGCAACTTCTGGCAGATCAGAACACTGCTCCTAAGCTCCATGATCTGTTTAAAGACATGGTTGCCCAGAGTCTGACTAGTAGCATAGCTGCTAGATTATTGAATTTTGAAGATCATGATCTAGGGTTGGATCAAGTCTTTGAGGATAATCCTGGTTGGGCCAAATTCCTTCATTCTGCCTCACATCTAAGCATTAGTCCTGGTGTTATACGCATCGGAGATAAGGTTAATATTGTGCCTGATCGTGGAGTATTAGATTTGGACATAAGGATTTTACCAGGAGAAAACAAAGATTCTGCTCTAGCAGAATTACGAAGAATCCTTGAGCCTTGTCTAAATGATATAGATATTGAAGTTTTTGAATATTTTCCTCCCAACCTTAGTAAGAAAGATACTCCTTTAAAGAAAGCTATTACCCAGGTTACCAGTGGTCATTTCCCAAAGCATCAAATACTGGACATGCTTATAGGAGGTGTTACTGATGGTAGATATTGGCGAAATAAAGGAACTTGTGTCTATGGATTCAGCTTATTTGATGAAGAATTGACCTTAAATGCCTATTCAGAAAGGCTTCATGGTAAAAATGAAAGAATCAGTTTAAACAGTTTAAAACTCTCAACAGACTTTTTTACAGAGATACCCAGCTCTTTCTATAGAGAGTGGGAGTTATCAAAATGA